The Blastococcus sp. HT6-4 genome window below encodes:
- a CDS encoding response regulator transcription factor translates to MSGNQPTGRTAPEARLLVVDDEPNIRELLSASLRYAGFEVATAADGQQALSMAASFHPDLLVLDVMMPGLDGFGVVRRLRETGRHTPVLFLTARDAPEDKISGLTLGGDDYVTKPFSLDEVVARIRAVLRRTSGAQRAAEAPRLTFADIELDEETHEVIKAGEVISLSPTEFKLLRYLMANAGRVLSKAQILDHVWNYDFNGEANVVESYISYLRRKIDTTEPRLLQTIRGVGYTLRLPRGT, encoded by the coding sequence GTGTCCGGGAACCAGCCCACCGGGCGCACGGCCCCGGAGGCCCGCCTGCTCGTGGTGGACGACGAGCCGAACATCCGCGAACTGCTCTCCGCGAGCCTGCGCTACGCCGGGTTCGAGGTGGCCACGGCCGCCGACGGCCAGCAGGCCCTGTCGATGGCCGCCTCGTTCCACCCCGACCTGCTGGTGCTCGACGTGATGATGCCCGGGCTCGACGGCTTCGGCGTCGTCCGGCGCCTGCGCGAGACGGGCCGGCACACCCCGGTGCTGTTCCTGACCGCCCGGGACGCGCCGGAGGACAAGATCTCGGGGCTGACCCTCGGTGGCGACGACTACGTGACCAAGCCGTTCAGCCTGGACGAGGTCGTCGCCCGCATCCGGGCGGTGCTGCGGCGCACCAGCGGTGCGCAGCGCGCCGCCGAGGCGCCGCGGCTGACCTTCGCCGACATCGAGCTCGACGAGGAGACCCACGAGGTCATCAAGGCCGGGGAGGTCATCAGCCTCTCCCCCACCGAGTTCAAGCTGCTGCGCTACCTCATGGCCAACGCCGGGCGGGTGCTGTCGAAGGCGCAGATCCTCGACCACGTGTGGAACTACGACTTCAACGGTGAGGCCAACGTCGTGGAGTCCTACATCTCCTACCTGCGCCGGAAGATCGACACCACCGAGCCCCGCCTGCTCCAGACCATCCGCGGGGTCGGCTACACCCTCCGGCTGCCGCGCGGTACGTGA
- the pstB gene encoding phosphate ABC transporter ATP-binding protein PstB, with the protein MAKRIEVSDLDIYYGKFLAVQGVNVSIEPRSITALIGPSGCGKSTFLRTLNRMHEVIPGARVEGKVVMDGQDLYGSDTDPVTVRRQIGMVFQRPNPFPTMSIYDNVAAGMRLNAKRMSKSDTDELVERSLRGANLWEEVKDRLDRPGSGLSGGQQQRLCIARAIAVEPDVLLMDEPCSALDPISTLAIEDLMTELKERFTIVIVTHNMQQAARVSEQTGFFNLNGVGQPGRLIEFNPTEKIFSNPDQKATEDYISGRFG; encoded by the coding sequence GTGGCCAAGCGCATCGAGGTGTCGGACCTCGACATCTACTACGGCAAGTTCCTCGCCGTGCAAGGCGTCAACGTCTCGATCGAGCCACGCAGCATCACGGCGCTGATCGGGCCGTCGGGCTGCGGCAAGTCGACGTTCCTGCGCACGCTCAACCGCATGCACGAGGTCATCCCCGGCGCGCGGGTGGAGGGCAAGGTCGTCATGGACGGCCAGGACCTCTACGGCTCCGACACCGACCCGGTGACCGTCCGCCGGCAGATCGGCATGGTCTTCCAGCGGCCCAATCCGTTCCCGACGATGTCCATCTACGACAACGTCGCGGCCGGTATGCGCCTGAACGCCAAGCGGATGAGCAAGTCGGACACCGACGAGCTCGTCGAGCGCTCGCTGCGCGGGGCCAACCTGTGGGAAGAGGTCAAGGACCGGCTCGACCGGCCCGGCTCGGGGCTGTCCGGCGGTCAGCAGCAGCGGCTCTGCATCGCCCGCGCCATCGCCGTCGAGCCCGACGTCCTGCTGATGGACGAGCCCTGCTCGGCGCTGGACCCCATCTCCACGCTCGCCATCGAGGACCTGATGACGGAGCTCAAGGAGCGGTTCACCATCGTCATCGTCACGCACAACATGCAGCAGGCCGCTCGCGTGAGCGAGCAGACCGGGTTCTTCAACCTCAACGGCGTCGGGCAGCCGGGGCGGCTGATCGAGTTCAACCCGACGGAGAAGATCTTCAGCAATCCCGACCAGAAGGCCACCGAGGACTACATCTCCGGTCGCTTCGGCTGA
- the pstC gene encoding phosphate ABC transporter permease subunit PstC has product MTVTSPPQEPTAPRAVRRPGDRIFAGSAKGAGILILVILAGVTLFLLAESFPALTAPAEELPGEGGLVSYIWPLIFGTLLSAAIALLVATPLAVGIALFITHYAPRRLAQALGYVVDLLAAIPSIVYGFWGIFWLAPRLVPFYRWLEENLGFIPLFAGPVSATGRTMLTIGLVLAVMILPIVSAISREVFTQVPTLHTEAALALGATRWEMIKMAVIPYGKSGVIGGAMLGLGRALGETMAVAIILSGSAAGITFALISSANPQTIAANIALQFPESTGLDVNTLIASGLVLFLITLLVNMLARWIVNRRADFSGAN; this is encoded by the coding sequence GTGACAGTCACCAGTCCCCCGCAGGAACCGACGGCTCCCCGGGCCGTACGCCGGCCAGGCGACCGGATCTTCGCCGGCAGCGCCAAGGGCGCCGGGATCCTGATCCTCGTCATCCTCGCCGGGGTGACGCTCTTCCTCCTCGCCGAGTCCTTCCCGGCGCTGACCGCGCCGGCCGAGGAGCTCCCGGGCGAGGGCGGGCTGGTCTCCTACATCTGGCCGCTGATCTTCGGCACGCTGCTGTCCGCCGCGATCGCCCTGCTGGTGGCCACGCCGCTGGCGGTGGGCATCGCGCTGTTCATCACCCACTACGCGCCGCGCCGGCTGGCCCAGGCCCTCGGCTACGTCGTCGACCTCCTCGCCGCGATCCCGAGCATCGTCTACGGGTTCTGGGGCATCTTCTGGCTCGCGCCGCGGCTGGTCCCCTTCTACCGCTGGCTCGAGGAGAACCTCGGCTTCATCCCGCTGTTCGCCGGCCCGGTCTCGGCCACGGGCCGGACGATGCTCACCATCGGGCTGGTGCTGGCGGTCATGATCCTGCCGATCGTCAGCGCCATCTCCCGCGAGGTCTTCACCCAGGTGCCCACGCTGCACACGGAGGCCGCGCTCGCCCTGGGCGCCACCCGCTGGGAGATGATCAAGATGGCGGTCATCCCCTACGGCAAGAGCGGCGTCATCGGTGGCGCCATGCTCGGCCTGGGACGCGCACTGGGCGAGACCATGGCGGTCGCCATCATCCTCTCCGGCTCGGCCGCCGGGATCACCTTCGCGCTGATCTCCAGCGCCAACCCGCAGACCATCGCGGCCAACATCGCGCTGCAGTTCCCGGAGTCCACCGGGCTGGACGTGAACACGCTGATCGCCAGCGGCCTGGTGCTGTTCCTGATCACGCTCCTGGTCAACATGCTCGCCCGCTGGATCGTCAACCGCCGGGCCGACTTCTCCGGAGCCAACTGA
- a CDS encoding DUF2795 domain-containing protein, with amino-acid sequence MTESPGEFAGSRSTKHNPRLDEELEHETQGMMKAERATRAHEWREVEPVAEGDPDVDADPAGTLVGGTPVGMTDDAVVARAELARWLTREPFPGSRDDLVEAARDSRAPDAVVAELQRLPEGETFERIGDVARALGYPTETGPGPGA; translated from the coding sequence GTGACCGAGTCCCCAGGCGAATTCGCCGGCTCGCGCAGCACCAAGCACAACCCGCGGCTCGACGAGGAGCTCGAGCACGAGACGCAGGGGATGATGAAGGCCGAGCGGGCCACCCGGGCGCACGAGTGGCGCGAGGTCGAGCCGGTCGCCGAGGGCGACCCCGACGTCGACGCCGACCCGGCCGGCACCCTCGTCGGCGGCACGCCGGTGGGGATGACCGACGACGCCGTCGTCGCCCGCGCGGAGCTGGCGCGCTGGCTGACCCGTGAGCCCTTCCCCGGCAGCCGCGACGACCTCGTCGAGGCGGCGCGGGACAGCCGGGCGCCCGACGCCGTCGTGGCAGAGCTGCAGCGGCTCCCCGAGGGTGAGACGTTCGAGCGGATCGGCGACGTCGCGCGGGCCCTCGGCTACCCGACGGAGACCGGGCCGGGCCCGGGCGCATAG
- a CDS encoding LCP family protein: MIVLYHLGLYFYVDQRIDRVEALALDGPEVLAPRLQDGSETYLVVSNGIPGQTGTASVATQVVSLSADRERAVLVSIPPTALVDTPACRTSDGELRNPVTEAFASSLLDGGPACAVRAVQQLSGLRIDHYLGVDLAGVPGMVEALGGVPVCVVPSDAVAAAAVPPPAGPSELSADDASGFLEPGDAGADVAGAAVAERAQRLLTSTLRTAMSADTLLDPVRLARFLTRASDALTLDAQTTLGDLRVVAGALGDLSGDAVQRAGLPVAQVGYVPAGTDQAYVVLDRAATRAVFDEVIDGTRLPAEVLEAQRAAQTAPPEVAVEPAPEAPAGPEPLTAAPAEITVDVLNGTATTGLAATVADALRGQGFTVGAVGNELGTVTQSVVRHGPAALEQARTVAAAVPGAVVEQSDSIGPSAVQLVIGPGYSSVVPVEIGGPAPAQLQTEATAVAPEPAAAEPVSCA, translated from the coding sequence GTGATCGTCCTGTACCACCTGGGCCTGTACTTCTACGTCGACCAGCGCATCGACCGCGTCGAGGCACTGGCCCTCGACGGGCCCGAGGTGCTGGCCCCTCGACTGCAGGACGGCTCGGAGACCTACCTCGTCGTGAGCAACGGGATCCCCGGCCAGACCGGTACGGCCTCCGTGGCCACGCAGGTGGTCTCGTTGTCGGCCGACCGCGAGCGCGCCGTGCTGGTGAGCATCCCGCCCACCGCGCTGGTGGACACACCGGCCTGCCGCACCTCGGACGGCGAGCTGCGCAACCCGGTCACTGAGGCGTTCGCGAGCTCGCTGCTGGACGGCGGGCCGGCATGCGCCGTCCGAGCGGTCCAGCAGCTCTCCGGGCTGCGGATCGACCACTACCTCGGCGTCGACCTCGCCGGCGTGCCGGGCATGGTGGAGGCCCTCGGTGGCGTCCCGGTCTGCGTGGTGCCCTCCGACGCGGTCGCCGCCGCGGCCGTCCCCCCGCCGGCCGGCCCCTCCGAGCTGTCGGCGGACGACGCCTCCGGCTTCCTGGAGCCGGGGGACGCGGGTGCTGACGTGGCCGGTGCGGCCGTCGCGGAGCGGGCCCAGCGTCTGCTCACCTCCACGCTGCGGACGGCGATGTCGGCCGACACGCTGCTCGACCCGGTGCGCCTGGCACGCTTCCTCACCCGCGCCTCCGACGCCCTCACCCTGGACGCGCAGACCACCCTGGGTGACCTGCGCGTGGTCGCCGGCGCGCTGGGCGACCTGTCCGGGGACGCCGTCCAGCGGGCCGGGCTGCCGGTGGCCCAGGTCGGCTACGTGCCGGCCGGCACCGACCAGGCGTACGTGGTGCTGGACCGCGCCGCCACGCGCGCGGTGTTCGACGAGGTCATCGACGGCACACGGCTCCCGGCCGAGGTGCTCGAGGCGCAACGGGCCGCGCAGACCGCTCCGCCCGAGGTCGCCGTGGAACCGGCGCCGGAGGCCCCGGCCGGCCCCGAGCCGCTCACCGCCGCCCCCGCGGAGATCACCGTGGACGTCCTCAACGGCACGGCGACGACGGGCCTCGCCGCGACGGTGGCCGATGCTCTCCGCGGCCAGGGCTTCACCGTGGGCGCGGTCGGCAACGAGCTCGGCACGGTCACCCAGAGCGTCGTACGGCACGGCCCCGCGGCGCTCGAGCAGGCCCGCACCGTGGCGGCCGCGGTCCCGGGTGCGGTCGTCGAGCAGAGTGACTCCATCGGGCCGTCGGCGGTGCAGCTGGTGATCGGCCCGGGCTACTCCTCGGTCGTCCCGGTGGAGATCGGCGGGCCGGCGCCCGCGCAGCTGCAGACCGAGGCGACGGCCGTGGCGCCCGAGCCGGCAGCGGCCGAGCCGGTCAGCTGCGCCTGA
- a CDS encoding response regulator transcription factor, with the protein MRLVLMTAARQATTEVLPALGLLGHQVRVMAPELSSLLDGDSGDVVLVDARHDLIRARTLCGLLSSTGVAAALVAVLSEGGLVALSADWGVDDVLLDTAGPAEVDARLKWATARRLAAATPADGADGGVTQAGELVIDEHSYSAKLRGRPLDLTYKEFELLKYLAQHPGRVFSRAQLLQEIWGYDYFGGTRTVDVHVRRLRAKLGTEHEALIGTVRNVGYKLDQQVADATAKAARAETDAELV; encoded by the coding sequence ATGCGACTCGTGCTCATGACCGCGGCGCGGCAGGCCACGACCGAGGTGCTGCCCGCGCTCGGGCTGCTCGGCCACCAGGTGCGCGTGATGGCCCCGGAGCTCTCCAGCCTCCTGGACGGCGACTCCGGGGACGTGGTCCTCGTCGACGCCCGCCACGATCTGATCCGGGCCCGCACCCTCTGCGGCCTGCTCTCCTCCACCGGCGTGGCCGCGGCCCTGGTCGCCGTCCTCTCCGAGGGGGGCCTGGTCGCGCTCTCGGCGGACTGGGGGGTCGACGACGTGCTGCTCGACACCGCCGGCCCCGCCGAGGTCGACGCCCGGCTCAAGTGGGCCACCGCGCGCCGGCTGGCGGCCGCGACGCCCGCCGACGGCGCCGACGGCGGCGTCACCCAGGCCGGCGAGCTGGTCATCGACGAGCACAGCTACTCGGCGAAGCTGCGCGGCCGCCCGCTCGATCTCACCTACAAGGAGTTCGAGCTGCTGAAGTACCTGGCCCAGCACCCGGGCCGGGTCTTCTCGCGGGCCCAGCTGCTCCAGGAGATCTGGGGCTACGACTACTTCGGCGGCACCCGCACCGTCGACGTCCACGTGCGCCGGCTGCGGGCCAAGCTGGGCACCGAGCACGAGGCGCTCATCGGCACGGTGCGCAACGTGGGCTACAAGCTCGACCAGCAGGTGGCCGACGCGACCGCCAAGGCCGCCCGGGCGGAGACCGACGCCGAACTGGTCTGA
- a CDS encoding DUF2945 domain-containing protein, with translation MSDLKKGDHVTWNSHGSTTEGTVERKITSDTEASGRTVRASEDDPQYEVRSDKSGRTAVHKPSALDEA, from the coding sequence ATGTCCGACCTGAAGAAGGGTGACCACGTCACCTGGAACAGCCACGGGAGCACGACCGAGGGCACGGTGGAACGGAAGATCACCTCCGACACCGAGGCATCCGGCCGCACCGTGCGCGCCAGTGAGGACGACCCGCAGTACGAGGTCCGCAGCGACAAGAGCGGGCGCACCGCGGTGCACAAGCCGAGCGCGCTCGACGAGGCCTGA
- the pstS gene encoding phosphate ABC transporter substrate-binding protein PstS: protein MKLSTKTRATTLSVALASTLALAACGASNESENAVGGNVSSSEESLSGTLVGAGASSQQAAMQGWTAGYNSVQPDVTVNYDPVGSGGGREQFLAGGTDFAGSDAALDEEELAQAEERCGTSGIFELVNYIAPIAVVYNLEGVDELNLSPETLAGIFNQEITNWNDPAIAADNPGATLPDLAITPVNRADDSGTTENFTEYLAAAAGEAWPHEPDGVWPVPGGEAAQGTSGVVSAVGAGDGTIGYADLSQAGDLGVASIGVGEEYVAPSAEAAAAVVENSDPIEGRGEYDFAIELARDTTESGNYPIVLVSYHIGCIEYDDQETADLVKDFMGYVISEEGQQAAAEAAGSAPISDGLREQNRSAVDAITAG from the coding sequence TTGAAGCTCAGCACCAAGACGCGCGCCACCACGCTCTCCGTGGCGCTCGCCAGCACCCTCGCGCTCGCCGCCTGTGGTGCGTCCAACGAGTCCGAGAACGCCGTGGGCGGCAACGTCAGCAGCAGCGAGGAGTCGCTCAGCGGCACGCTCGTCGGGGCCGGCGCCAGCAGCCAGCAGGCGGCCATGCAGGGCTGGACCGCGGGGTACAACAGCGTCCAGCCCGACGTGACGGTCAACTACGACCCGGTCGGCTCGGGCGGCGGCCGGGAGCAGTTCCTCGCCGGCGGCACGGACTTCGCGGGCTCGGACGCCGCGCTGGACGAGGAGGAGCTCGCCCAGGCCGAGGAGCGCTGCGGCACCTCGGGGATCTTCGAGCTGGTCAACTACATCGCCCCGATCGCGGTCGTCTACAACCTCGAGGGCGTCGACGAGCTGAACCTCTCCCCCGAGACCCTCGCCGGGATCTTCAACCAGGAGATCACCAACTGGAACGACCCGGCGATCGCCGCCGACAACCCGGGCGCCACGCTGCCCGACCTGGCCATCACCCCGGTCAACCGCGCGGACGACTCCGGCACCACCGAGAACTTCACCGAGTACCTGGCCGCGGCGGCCGGCGAGGCGTGGCCGCACGAGCCGGACGGCGTCTGGCCGGTGCCCGGCGGCGAGGCCGCCCAGGGCACCTCGGGCGTGGTCAGCGCGGTCGGGGCCGGCGACGGGACCATCGGCTACGCCGACCTGAGCCAGGCCGGCGACCTCGGCGTGGCGAGCATCGGCGTGGGCGAGGAGTACGTCGCGCCGTCGGCCGAGGCGGCCGCCGCCGTCGTCGAGAACTCCGACCCGATCGAGGGCCGGGGCGAGTACGACTTCGCCATCGAGCTCGCCCGCGACACGACCGAGTCGGGCAACTACCCGATCGTGCTGGTCAGCTACCACATCGGCTGCATCGAGTACGACGACCAGGAGACCGCGGACCTGGTCAAGGACTTCATGGGCTACGTGATCAGCGAGGAGGGCCAGCAGGCCGCGGCCGAGGCCGCCGGCTCGGCACCGATCTCGGACGGCCTGCGGGAGCAGAACCGGTCGGCGGTCGACGCGATCACCGCTGGGTGA
- a CDS encoding siderophore-interacting protein: MTSPDGAVFTDGLRPVDVLTVVAVTDVTPSVRRVTLSGDAAVVAAAGPTVNLLVPRVDDPDPRWPRIQRDGRIVWPEGSHGIALRSYTARRQDPAAGEVDIDFVLHGDGPAAAWAAAARPGALLGIAGAASLAERPARWLLLVADETALPAVSRILAAAAPDTTGVAFLEVAGPEEEQPLPAPAGVAVHWLHRGATAPGESTLLTDAVAGLDRPPGDDVFAWVGAESAAVRAIRADLRGRWGLGRAQHHAIGYWRRGRSMAPAG; the protein is encoded by the coding sequence GTGACCTCTCCCGACGGCGCCGTCTTCACCGACGGCCTGCGACCGGTCGACGTCCTCACGGTCGTCGCGGTCACCGACGTGACCCCCTCGGTGCGCCGGGTGACCCTGTCCGGGGACGCCGCCGTCGTGGCCGCGGCCGGGCCCACCGTGAACCTGCTCGTGCCGCGGGTGGACGACCCGGACCCGCGCTGGCCGCGGATCCAGCGGGACGGCCGGATCGTGTGGCCCGAGGGGAGCCACGGCATCGCGCTGCGCAGCTACACCGCACGCCGGCAGGACCCGGCCGCGGGCGAGGTGGACATCGACTTCGTCCTGCACGGCGACGGCCCGGCCGCCGCCTGGGCCGCCGCGGCGCGGCCGGGCGCGCTGCTCGGGATCGCCGGTGCCGCCTCGCTGGCCGAGCGACCGGCCCGGTGGCTGCTGCTCGTCGCCGACGAGACCGCGCTGCCGGCCGTGAGCCGCATCCTCGCCGCCGCGGCACCGGACACGACGGGGGTCGCCTTCCTGGAGGTGGCCGGCCCGGAGGAGGAGCAGCCGCTCCCCGCGCCCGCCGGGGTCGCCGTGCACTGGCTGCACCGCGGGGCGACCGCTCCCGGGGAGAGCACCCTGCTGACCGATGCCGTCGCCGGCCTCGATCGGCCGCCGGGCGACGACGTGTTCGCCTGGGTGGGCGCCGAGTCCGCGGCCGTCCGGGCGATCCGCGCGGACCTGCGCGGGCGCTGGGGTCTCGGCCGCGCGCAGCACCACGCGATCGGCTACTGGCGCCGCGGCCGCTCCATGGCCCCCGCCGGCTGA
- the pstA gene encoding phosphate ABC transporter permease PstA — translation MSTSIQQRETGTGSPSAPPERRGAGRLPRWAPWAAFGAALALAALLGALTGSNIVLLVIYTVVLGTVLLYVASRVVEGRRRAVDRLVTCLVVSAFGIAMVPLVSLAYEVIRRGAERFDGEFFGSSLLGVIGEGGGAYHAIMGTLIITALTTLISVPIGLMTAIYLVEYGTGKLKRSITFFVDVMTGIPSIVAGLFAYALFVIFFGPGIRLGIMGAVALSVLMIPVVVRSAEEVLKLVPNELREAAYALGVPKWRTILKVVIPTAIAGLGTGITLAIARVIGETAPLLVTVGITNATNFDPFDGRMATLPVYAYYQLTQPGVPPEYAIDRAWTAALVLVMLVMGLNVVARLISRFFAPKTSR, via the coding sequence ATGAGCACGTCGATCCAGCAGCGCGAGACCGGGACCGGTTCCCCGAGCGCACCCCCCGAGCGGCGAGGTGCCGGCCGGCTGCCCCGCTGGGCCCCCTGGGCCGCGTTCGGCGCAGCGCTCGCGCTGGCGGCTCTCCTGGGCGCCCTGACCGGTTCGAACATCGTCCTGCTGGTCATCTACACCGTCGTCCTGGGCACCGTCCTGCTCTACGTGGCCTCGCGCGTCGTCGAGGGCCGGCGACGGGCCGTGGACCGGCTCGTCACCTGCCTGGTCGTGTCGGCGTTCGGGATCGCCATGGTGCCGCTGGTGTCCCTCGCCTACGAGGTCATCCGCCGCGGCGCCGAGCGGTTCGACGGCGAGTTCTTCGGCTCCTCGCTCCTCGGCGTGATCGGTGAGGGCGGCGGCGCCTACCACGCGATCATGGGCACCCTGATCATCACCGCCCTGACGACGTTGATCTCCGTGCCGATCGGCCTGATGACCGCCATCTACCTGGTCGAGTACGGCACCGGCAAGCTCAAGCGGTCGATCACCTTCTTCGTCGACGTGATGACCGGCATCCCCTCGATCGTCGCCGGCCTCTTCGCCTACGCCCTCTTCGTGATCTTCTTCGGCCCGGGTATCCGGCTCGGCATCATGGGCGCCGTGGCGCTGTCGGTGCTGATGATCCCGGTGGTGGTCCGCTCCGCCGAAGAGGTCCTGAAGCTCGTGCCCAACGAGCTGCGCGAGGCCGCCTACGCCCTCGGCGTGCCGAAGTGGCGCACGATCCTCAAGGTCGTCATCCCCACGGCGATCGCCGGCCTCGGGACCGGCATCACGCTGGCCATCGCCCGCGTGATCGGCGAGACCGCTCCGCTCCTGGTGACCGTCGGCATCACCAACGCCACCAACTTCGATCCGTTCGACGGCCGCATGGCCACGCTGCCGGTCTACGCCTACTACCAGCTGACCCAGCCGGGTGTGCCCCCCGAGTACGCGATCGACCGGGCCTGGACGGCAGCCCTGGTCCTCGTCATGCTGGTCATGGGCCTCAACGTGGTCGCCCGCCTGATCAGCCGCTTCTTCGCCCCCAAGACCAGTCGCTGA
- the mshD gene encoding mycothiol synthase yields MSNDPDVAEVLALLRAATAADGVRPVSEEAELRLQHRSPGGRDLVVRTGDGALAGYARIDDGTAELVVHPAHRRRGHGTALLRQLLDLTAERPLSIWAHGDLPGSAELLAPHGFTRARVLLQMRLPDLTAAAVDPNPALPEDVRVLPFRRGRDEEAWLRVNARAFAWHPEQGRMTREDLELREAEPWFDPEGFLMAWRGDPHADGELLGFHWTKVHPPGDAAEDAVGEIYVLGVDPGAQGLRLGRALTDLGLAHLRGRGLGEVLLYVEEDNTAAVGLYEGRGFRRFAVDVAWRREPAGD; encoded by the coding sequence GTGAGCAACGATCCCGACGTCGCCGAGGTCCTCGCGCTGCTGCGCGCCGCCACCGCCGCCGACGGGGTGCGCCCGGTCTCCGAGGAGGCCGAGCTCCGCCTGCAGCACCGCTCGCCCGGCGGACGCGACCTCGTCGTCCGCACCGGCGACGGCGCCCTGGCCGGCTACGCCCGGATCGACGACGGCACCGCCGAGCTGGTCGTGCACCCCGCCCACCGGCGCCGGGGCCACGGGACGGCGCTGCTGCGGCAGCTCCTCGATCTGACCGCCGAGCGGCCGCTGAGCATCTGGGCCCACGGGGACCTGCCGGGCTCGGCCGAGCTGCTGGCCCCGCACGGCTTCACCCGGGCCCGGGTGCTGCTGCAGATGCGCCTGCCGGACCTGACTGCCGCCGCGGTCGACCCGAACCCCGCGCTGCCCGAGGACGTGCGGGTGCTGCCGTTCCGCCGCGGACGGGACGAGGAGGCGTGGTTGCGGGTCAACGCCCGCGCGTTCGCCTGGCACCCGGAGCAGGGCCGGATGACCCGGGAGGACCTGGAGCTGCGGGAGGCCGAGCCCTGGTTCGACCCCGAGGGCTTCCTCATGGCCTGGCGCGGGGATCCCCACGCGGACGGCGAGCTGCTGGGCTTCCACTGGACGAAGGTGCACCCGCCGGGCGACGCCGCCGAGGACGCGGTCGGCGAGATCTACGTGCTGGGCGTGGATCCGGGGGCCCAGGGGCTGCGGCTGGGGCGCGCGCTCACCGACCTGGGGCTGGCGCACCTGCGCGGGCGGGGCCTCGGGGAGGTGCTGCTCTACGTCGAGGAGGACAACACCGCGGCCGTCGGGCTCTACGAGGGGCGCGGGTTCCGGCGGTTCGCGGTGGACGTCGCCTGGCGGCGCGAGCCCGCCGGGGACTGA